Genomic DNA from Shewanella woodyi ATCC 51908:
CGATCCAACGAGTCGCGAAATGTTAGCCAGTGTACCCAAACGAATCATTGCAGCACTACCAGAAGATCAAGTCGCCGAGTTAACCGCCTACCAAACAACCCAGTTGGGAATGGACACAGCAGTTGTTGGGGGTGGCGCCGCTGTAGGTACTTTAGCCGGCGGCGTCGGCGGCCCTGTTGCAGCAGGTATGTTATTTGCCGCCACCACAGCCCGTAAAGGCGGTAAAGCTTTAGAAGGCACGATCAATATCGTCGCTGATATTTCTAAATCTCTGAAAAAAATCAATAATCAGCATGACATTGTGCCCTACAAGAAAGACAATGAACTATCGCTGAGCAAAGGGCAACCAACAAGGAAAGATAAGGATGTTCAGAAGGTAAAACCTGTTGTCGCACCCAGACATAATGTAGCTTGCTTCAAAAAGAACAAAAAAGGTGATGCTGAAGAGTATGATAGACAGTTAAAAGGCCAACAAAATGGCCTAAATGATATGACAGTCCAGCAATACCTTGATAACCGTAAAGCATATAATGCTATTGGTCGCAAAGGGACTGGGGCTGCTCAAAAAGAAGCAAGGGAAAAGTTTAGAGATAAATTAATTTCTGAATATAAAAATGATCTTATTGATAGTGGTGAGTATTTCGGACAAGAAGCCGTGGAGAAAGCAACTAATTTAGCTATGAAAGAGATGAAGACCCTTAATGCACTTCATAACCCTGATATGATTGCTGGTGGCAAAGATGAAGTATTTGATTTGGGGAACTCTAGTGTGAACCAATCTATAGGTTCTCAATGGAAATCTAAGGGTACCGAAAAGTCAAGTCGTGTTGCGCTAATGGACATTGAGGCAGAAAAAGCACTAGCAGAGTCTGGGCCAAATACTAAGATGAATGTCGACCTGCATAGATGTAAATAGAAAGGTGTAAATAGATGAATAAGTTTTTTGATAACTTTTATAATTTCGCAGGCTTTGGTCCAGCTGTTAAATCTAAACAGCCAACGGCTGAAGAGCTTGAGTTCTTTGAAGATAAATTACCTAATCGCCTATTAGAATATTGGCAAGAATATGGTTTTTGCGGTTGGGGAGAAGGCCTTATTTGGGTTGTGAATCCTGCAGATTATGCTGATATATTAATGACTTGGTTAAGCGATACTCCCTTTGAAAATGCTGATAACTACTATGTCATTGCTCGTAGTGCATTTGGAGAGTTAATTGTTTGGGGGGAGAAAACGGGTCAAAGCATAGATATTAATGTAAATTTTGGAATGATTTTCCCAACGGATAACACTGAAAAATTAAAGAAAAGGGGGGAAGAGCGCTCTATCGAACTATTCTTTGCTAGTATGTCCAAAGATTCATTGGATAAAAAAGATCTCGATGAAAACCCACTTTTCGAACGTGCTATGGCCAAGCTTGGTCCATTAGAAGCTGATGAGATGTATGGTTTTGTGCCTGCACTTGCTATCGGTGGTGCACCTAAGCTCGAAAATCTTCAGAAAGTGAAAGTATTAGAGCACCTGACATTTCTAGCAGACTTAGGCGAAAAGACTGTAATGGCCGATATCGTTGCCATGTCTAATGCACTGCATAAATAATTCGTTTTCATCTAGTCAATTTTGCCAAAGTAGAGGATAGAAATCTCAAAGTTGGTTAAAAGTTAAGAGTAGGGGGATTACCTCTTACTCTCATAAAAACAAAAGCTACTCACCACGACGAATATGGTGAAACCATATGGTATGAGCGAGAGCTAGGGATAGCGAACTGGCTGTTAAAGATGGATATTATTTTCGGAGAAAATCAAAAGATCTAATCTAACTCTTAATCTTTACCTCCGTGGTCTCAACAACATCCTTGTTTAATAGCTAGTTCGCCAATCCTTGGCTCTCGCTCATAAGCTTATGGCTTCACCATATTCGCTGTAGCGAAGCGCTCCGTGGTAGAACTTTTTTGATCTACATTGTTAAACCCAAGATAAAAGCTACTCACCACAGAGGGTGAGCATAACGGTAGTTATAAGCTCCCGGCCTTCGCCAAGATGACGAAAGGGCTAAATCCTGAAATATATTTTTGTAGTTACTTGCTGGCTATACTCAATTTTAAGAACAAGCTTGCTTACTTAACAGTGGTAAGTGAGCCGTTTCTATCTATCTCTATCTCTATCTCTATCTCTATCTTAGCTTGTTAGCCGTCATCCCGGGCTTGTTCCGGGATCCAGCTTTACTTTTCTAGTAAGCGACTCTCTCTTTTAATTTCATTAAGCAAAATAAAGCTAAGGGCAATCAAGGGGAGGTTAGTGGTGACAGGATTGAAAGCTTCAATTAGCAAATGAGGTTGCATGAAGGTAACGAAACATAGTAGCGATGAAAGCGCGATAATATTGAGTAAAATGATTCTTTTAGAACGGTAGTAAATGAAGAATAGGATCCCAAATGCGATCTCAATAATACCAGTAAGCTTTATCACTAGGTATGAGAGTTCGTTCGATAGTCCTAAACTAGTTGTCATCACCATTTCTAAAGGTGCAATCTGTACAAGTTTCGGGAATATTCCATGATATAACCAACTAAATGAGATGATTACCCTAGCAACTTGTATCGATGGCATTTTAGACCCCATTAATCTTGTTTTCATTGTCAGACGTTGAGTTAAGACAGCTTAGATAGACATAACCAATCAAAACAACGATAGGAATATTTTTGGTTACTGGTCCAAATGGATGTAACCAAAACCCTATGTCGATAAAGGTCAGCAGTAAGGTATAGGTGACTATGACTGTTACTTGAGCAATGCAGCACAATTTACGTTTAAAGGGAATCAATAACCATATACCAATTAAAATGTCTAAAAAACCGCCAGAATAGATTGCAACATCGGCAAAGGAACCAGAGATATTAGCTTCAGTTAATATCTGATAACCAATTTCAGGTGAAAAAAACAGAGAAGTTAACCCCGTAAAAATCCATAAAAAGGCGAGTGAATAGATAGCGGCTTTTAGCAGCAAAGGTTGTGTCATTAGATTAAACCAGTTGTTTTAAGTGACGGGAAATGGCTTAAAAACCATTAACCAGAAGATGCCCAAAATAGCAATAAATGCAGGAATGCCTAGTAGTGTCCATATTTTCATGAGCGATTTAAACTCGGAGGTAACCTGATTTAATTCGACTGATATTTTTGCCAATTCGCGAAGCTGGTATTGGATTTTCAGAACAGGCAACCAGCATAATCCAATAAAAGAAAATAAGCCGAACACCCAATAAAACCAGGCTGATGAATAAGAGTACCCAAGCATATTCATTAATAGTATCCCAGTTACTATTTGGGTAAT
This window encodes:
- a CDS encoding DUF2269 family protein: MEYYLVVKYIHIIAAVVVTGTGTGIAFFMFMANRSNNPQAIYITTKHVILGDWFFTTPAVITQIVTGILLMNMLGYSYSSAWFYWVFGLFSFIGLCWLPVLKIQYQLRELAKISVELNQVTSEFKSLMKIWTLLGIPAFIAILGIFWLMVFKPFPVT
- a CDS encoding GAD-like domain-containing protein encodes the protein MNKFFDNFYNFAGFGPAVKSKQPTAEELEFFEDKLPNRLLEYWQEYGFCGWGEGLIWVVNPADYADILMTWLSDTPFENADNYYVIARSAFGELIVWGEKTGQSIDINVNFGMIFPTDNTEKLKKRGEERSIELFFASMSKDSLDKKDLDENPLFERAMAKLGPLEADEMYGFVPALAIGGAPKLENLQKVKVLEHLTFLADLGEKTVMADIVAMSNALHK
- a CDS encoding DoxX-like family protein; its protein translation is MPSIQVARVIISFSWLYHGIFPKLVQIAPLEMVMTTSLGLSNELSYLVIKLTGIIEIAFGILFFIYYRSKRIILLNIIALSSLLCFVTFMQPHLLIEAFNPVTTNLPLIALSFILLNEIKRESRLLEK
- a CDS encoding DoxX-like family protein codes for the protein MTQPLLLKAAIYSLAFLWIFTGLTSLFFSPEIGYQILTEANISGSFADVAIYSGGFLDILIGIWLLIPFKRKLCCIAQVTVIVTYTLLLTFIDIGFWLHPFGPVTKNIPIVVLIGYVYLSCLNSTSDNENKINGV